The DNA window CTTCGACCCGGCGCGGCTGTACACCTCCGGCGGCGGCAAGATCCCCACGCTGGTGTTCCGCACGCTGACCACCCGCAACCACACCACCGACGGCCCCGACAGCGCCAAGCCGGTACCCGACCTGGCGACCGACCTCGGCACGCCCAGCGACGGCGCCAGGACCTGGACGTACCACCTCAAGGCGGGCCTGAAGTACGAGGACGGCACGCCCATCACGGCCCAGGACGTCAAGTACGGGATCGAGCGGTCCTTCGCCGCCGAACTGCCCGGCGGCGCCCCCTATCTGCGCGACTGGCTGATCGGCGGCGAGAGCTACCAGGGCCCGTACAAGGGCGGCAAGGAGCTGGACTCCATCGAGGTGCCGGACGACCGCACCATCGTCTTCCACCTGCGCAAGCCCGAGGGCGACTTCCCGTACCTGGCCACCGCCACCCAGTTCGCCCCGGTGCCCAAGGCCAAGGACACCGGCGTCAACTACGAGAAGCACCCGGTCTCCTCCGGCCCCTACAAGGTCGTCAGCAACGACCAGGGCAAGACCATCGTGCTGGACCGCAACCCCCACTGGTCGAAGCAGCTCGACGACCAGCGGCTGGCCGGACCGGACCGGATCGTGGTGCAGTCCGGCCTCGACCCGGCGGTGATCAACCAGCGGCTGGCCGGCAGCACCGGCGCCGACGCCAAGGCCGTCACCACCGACACCGACATCGACGCCTCCGTACTGGCCAGGCTGAACGGCCCGCAGGGGCTGAAGGACCGGGTGGCCACCGGCTACTTCGGCGAGACCTGGTACCTCGCCTTCAACACCAAGGCCAAGCCCTTCGACAACCAGAAGGTGCGCGAGGCGATCTCCTACGCCGTGGACCGCCAGTCGGTGGTCAACGCGGTCGGCGGCAGCGCCGTCGCCAAGCCCGCCACCACCTTCCTGCCCGACCAGAAGGCGTTCGGCTACACCCCGTACGACTACTTCCCCGGCGGCACCGCGGGCGACCCCGCCAAGGCCAGGCAGGTGCTGGCCGAGGCCGGC is part of the Peterkaempfera bronchialis genome and encodes:
- a CDS encoding ABC transporter substrate-binding protein, translating into MSKSRALYAATGVALLSSLAVACGSGGGGGGGGTAGKKAFDPADYQGGTLTVLNQRDQGHFDPARLYTSGGGKIPTLVFRTLTTRNHTTDGPDSAKPVPDLATDLGTPSDGARTWTYHLKAGLKYEDGTPITAQDVKYGIERSFAAELPGGAPYLRDWLIGGESYQGPYKGGKELDSIEVPDDRTIVFHLRKPEGDFPYLATATQFAPVPKAKDTGVNYEKHPVSSGPYKVVSNDQGKTIVLDRNPHWSKQLDDQRLAGPDRIVVQSGLDPAVINQRLAGSTGADAKAVTTDTDIDASVLARLNGPQGLKDRVATGYFGETWYLAFNTKAKPFDNQKVREAISYAVDRQSVVNAVGGSAVAKPATTFLPDQKAFGYTPYDYFPGGTAGDPAKARQVLAEAGYPDGLTITLSHTTLAGQGSGPEVATAIQEALKKAGITVRLQASEANDYSEKTQKPATEPGLFLQSWGADWPSGGPFLAPVFDGRQILKDGGNFNASQLDDPAVNAEIDAVNQITDPAAAAERWGRLDADLGRRALTVPLYHPVYKRLFGKDVTNAYVSQWNGLYDLSRISVK